One window from the genome of Immundisolibacter sp. encodes:
- a CDS encoding 4Fe-4S dicluster domain-containing protein produces the protein MTAIAPNTTGRKLGLVIDLDTCVGCHACAVACKEWNDGGHMAPLTDEDPYGREPFGVWFNRVHAFETQPESGCGGGPASTRTVHFPRSCLHCEQPDCVTVCPTGASYKRAEDGIVLIDEDQCIGCKLCSWACPYGAREYDSHSGTMKKCTLCVDRIYNTNLPPAERRPACVMVCPTSARLFGDLGDPGSDVSRRVAARGGVDLLPDLGYRPVNKYLPPRERRAAADTAPLPDAPGGADIGQRLLGWVDRLLSR, from the coding sequence ATGACCGCAATCGCACCCAACACCACCGGCCGCAAGCTTGGCCTGGTGATCGATCTGGACACCTGCGTCGGCTGCCACGCCTGCGCGGTGGCCTGCAAGGAATGGAACGATGGCGGCCACATGGCGCCGCTGACCGACGAGGATCCTTACGGCAGGGAGCCATTTGGCGTGTGGTTCAACCGCGTCCACGCCTTCGAGACCCAGCCCGAATCCGGCTGCGGCGGCGGGCCGGCCAGCACGCGCACCGTGCACTTCCCCCGCTCCTGCCTGCACTGCGAGCAGCCGGACTGCGTCACGGTCTGCCCGACCGGCGCCTCGTACAAGCGGGCCGAGGACGGCATCGTGCTGATCGACGAGGACCAGTGCATCGGCTGCAAGCTGTGTTCCTGGGCCTGCCCCTACGGCGCACGGGAATACGACTCCCACAGCGGCACCATGAAAAAATGCACCCTGTGCGTGGACCGCATCTACAACACGAACCTGCCGCCGGCCGAGCGCCGGCCGGCCTGCGTCATGGTCTGCCCGACCTCGGCCCGCCTTTTCGGTGATCTGGGCGACCCCGGCTCGGACGTGTCGCGGCGGGTGGCCGCGCGCGGCGGGGTCGACCTGCTGCCGGACCTTGGCTACCGGCCGGTGAACAAATACCTGCCGCCGCGCGAGCGGCGCGCTGCCGCCGACACCGCGCCCCTGCCGGACGCCCCCGGCGGCGCCGACATCGGCCAGCGGCTGCTCGGCTGGGTCGATCGCCTGCTGTCCCGATAA
- a CDS encoding acyl-CoA dehydrogenase family protein, which produces MTHEEMVARAEYIGQQADPEIAEAELKGGFSLKLRDVVHKAQIHKLLRPKRYGGFGMGARTFSEVVRVVAQRNASAAWLVYFTALHEQWVAFLDPKGRQEIYDSDGFTADIFFPIGKVDYVDGGVKLSGQWNWGSGVKWDDWIGLGALVEVPGMAGGPQPCLVTANTREIEIVGEWNPFGLRGTGSHTVRADQVFVPWHRVLPLAHIKATGRPIGGDWDDTTPIYRIPFMPMFCVGFGAIAVGVTQRVVAEVKQRVRDRQRVLYGVKEWESPIAQRNVAEMLVKADTIEALQERYVQQLEAWDAANTPVVDEAARNRPNAWRSLMCKEASALAFRGIELLGGAATTRGDVLEIAARDLLMLSIHVGQLYDDNMLAYGRAEYGLGGHPLL; this is translated from the coding sequence ATGACGCACGAGGAAATGGTTGCCCGCGCCGAGTACATCGGCCAGCAGGCGGACCCTGAGATCGCCGAAGCCGAGCTCAAGGGCGGCTTTTCCCTGAAGCTGCGTGACGTGGTGCACAAGGCGCAGATCCACAAGCTGCTGCGTCCCAAGCGCTACGGCGGTTTTGGCATGGGCGCGCGCACCTTCTCGGAGGTGGTGCGGGTGGTTGCCCAGCGCAACGCCTCGGCAGCCTGGCTGGTCTATTTCACCGCGCTGCACGAACAGTGGGTGGCCTTCCTGGACCCCAAGGGCCGGCAGGAAATCTATGACAGCGACGGCTTCACGGCCGACATCTTCTTTCCCATCGGCAAGGTGGATTACGTCGATGGCGGCGTGAAGCTGTCCGGCCAGTGGAACTGGGGCAGCGGCGTGAAGTGGGACGACTGGATCGGCCTGGGCGCCTTGGTCGAGGTGCCCGGCATGGCCGGCGGGCCACAGCCGTGCCTGGTGACGGCCAATACGCGCGAGATCGAGATCGTCGGCGAATGGAACCCGTTTGGCCTGCGTGGCACCGGCAGCCACACGGTGCGCGCCGACCAGGTGTTCGTACCCTGGCACCGCGTGCTGCCGCTGGCGCACATCAAGGCCACCGGCCGGCCTATCGGCGGCGACTGGGACGACACGACCCCGATTTACCGCATCCCGTTCATGCCGATGTTCTGCGTCGGCTTCGGTGCCATCGCGGTGGGTGTCACCCAGCGGGTGGTGGCCGAGGTCAAGCAGCGCGTGCGCGACCGTCAGCGGGTGCTGTACGGGGTCAAGGAATGGGAGTCGCCCATCGCCCAGCGCAACGTGGCCGAGATGCTGGTCAAGGCCGACACCATCGAGGCGCTGCAGGAACGCTACGTGCAGCAACTCGAGGCCTGGGACGCCGCCAACACGCCGGTGGTCGACGAGGCCGCGCGCAATCGGCCCAACGCCTGGCGCTCGCTGATGTGCAAGGAGGCCTCCGCGCTGGCCTTCCGCGGCATCGAGCTGCTGGGCGGCGCCGCCACCACGCGCGGGGACGTACTGGAGATCGCCGCCCGCGACCTGCTGATGCTGTCGATCCACGTCGGTCAGCTCTACGACGACAACATGCTGGCCTATGGCCGGGCCGAGTACGGCCTCGGCGGCCACCCGCTGCTGTAA